The nucleotide window TTTGTATTGCTTTAATTCAATACTTACATCAACAGAGATCACGCCATCCATATTAGCAAGTTCCTTGTTAACAAAACGAACAAGATCGTCATTGTTCTTAAAATAGGCTTGTAAAATTAGATCGTGACGACCAGAAAAGGCACCGACAAAACGAACTTCTTGATATCGATTCAGAGTTGTCGCAATT belongs to Desertibacillus haloalkaliphilus and includes:
- a CDS encoding Lrp/AsnC ligand binding domain-containing protein, with product IATTLNRYQEVRFVGAFSGRHDLILQAYFKNNDDLVRFVNKELANMDGVISVDVSIELKQYKDSFSYIEK